The Planococcus donghaensis genome contains a region encoding:
- a CDS encoding GNAT family N-acetyltransferase, whose protein sequence is MRLQSDRLQFRVYTDEDFDFLWSLLADPEIVRYIGKGETRDRSKALEFLYWIYRSYKETPGRGLLLLIRKEDGKKIGHAGLVTQTIEGREELEIGYWVAKEYWGQGYAKEAAAALQCYGLQQLGKKRFISLIQENNMASQKVAEHIGMTIEKEISLHGKNVYIYAVEEEKRDGISGIGNRKIDIK, encoded by the coding sequence ATGCGTCTTCAGTCTGACAGACTCCAATTCCGAGTATATACAGACGAAGATTTTGATTTTTTATGGTCACTATTAGCTGATCCGGAAATAGTTCGCTATATTGGCAAAGGCGAGACGAGAGATAGAAGTAAAGCGCTCGAGTTTCTTTATTGGATTTATCGCTCTTACAAGGAAACCCCAGGAAGAGGACTTTTATTACTAATTCGAAAAGAAGATGGTAAAAAAATTGGCCATGCTGGACTTGTCACTCAAACCATTGAAGGTAGAGAAGAATTAGAAATTGGCTACTGGGTGGCTAAAGAATATTGGGGACAAGGCTATGCTAAAGAAGCAGCGGCAGCTCTACAATGTTACGGACTACAGCAACTCGGAAAAAAGCGGTTTATTTCCTTGATTCAAGAAAATAACATGGCTTCACAAAAAGTAGCAGAACATATTGGGATGACCATAGAAAAAGAGATTTCCCTACATGGAAAAAACGTTTATATTTACGCAGTAGAAGAGGAGAAGAGAGATGGAATTTCCGGTATTGGAAACAGAAAGATTGATATTAAATAA
- the panB gene encoding 3-methyl-2-oxobutanoate hydroxymethyltransferase, which yields MKNTASLIKMKTQNEKIAMLTAYDYPSAKLAEEAGVDVILVGDSLGMVVLGYDSTVKVTVDDMIHHGKAARRGAPDTFLVVDMPFASFHGSAERILDNAVRMFQETGAEALKVEGADEVVDAMKLLTRTGIPVVAHLGLLPQSAGVLGGYKVQGKTADAAQKLIDDALACEAAGACMLVLECIPYQLAEKVTAALMIPVIGIGAGSETDGQVLVYHDTLKYGSHHLPKFVRSYAETGESMKNGLIQYVNEVKSGVFPAEEHRFTMKEEELKQLYGGKE from the coding sequence ATGAAGAATACCGCTTCACTGATCAAAATGAAAACACAAAATGAAAAAATCGCCATGCTGACGGCTTATGATTACCCATCAGCCAAGCTTGCTGAAGAAGCCGGCGTGGATGTCATTTTAGTCGGCGATTCTCTTGGAATGGTCGTTCTCGGCTATGATTCCACTGTGAAAGTAACCGTAGACGACATGATTCATCACGGCAAAGCCGCTCGTCGCGGAGCTCCGGACACATTTTTAGTAGTGGATATGCCGTTTGCATCGTTTCATGGAAGTGCCGAACGAATACTAGATAATGCAGTTCGCATGTTCCAAGAAACCGGAGCGGAAGCATTGAAAGTAGAAGGGGCAGATGAAGTGGTAGACGCCATGAAATTATTGACCCGCACAGGCATTCCGGTTGTGGCGCATTTAGGTTTGCTTCCTCAATCGGCAGGGGTTCTTGGTGGCTACAAAGTGCAAGGCAAAACAGCAGATGCTGCACAAAAACTGATCGACGATGCCCTCGCTTGTGAAGCGGCAGGAGCGTGCATGCTGGTTCTTGAATGCATCCCTTACCAATTAGCTGAGAAAGTAACGGCAGCCCTTATGATACCAGTCATTGGCATTGGTGCTGGCAGTGAAACAGATGGACAAGTACTTGTTTACCACGACACCTTAAAATACGGCTCGCATCATTTGCCGAAATTTGTTCGTTCGTATGCTGAAACAGGCGAGAGTATGAAAAACGGCTTGATTCAGTATGTGAATGAAGTAAAATCAGGCGTATTTCCTGCAGAAGAACATCGCTTCACGATGAAAGAAGAAGAACTGAAGCAATTGTATGGTGGAAAAGAATAA
- a CDS encoding GNAT family N-acetyltransferase, protein MTNQEAVLIRPYQDKDFPTINELNKQQGWNNLVEKQQETKQAWANSTVAVVAVKDGQVIGCLRGLTDGFITLYVCELLVSPAHRKLGIGKKLIRHVHHQYPKTRIELLASGTSRSFYETQKYRPFYGFRKTIEE, encoded by the coding sequence GTGACTAACCAAGAAGCGGTATTGATCCGCCCTTACCAGGATAAGGATTTCCCAACAATTAATGAATTGAACAAACAACAAGGCTGGAACAACCTTGTAGAAAAGCAGCAAGAGACAAAACAGGCTTGGGCCAACTCTACAGTAGCGGTAGTTGCCGTGAAGGATGGACAAGTAATCGGCTGCTTAAGAGGCTTAACCGATGGATTTATTACTTTATATGTGTGCGAATTATTGGTCAGTCCAGCACATCGGAAATTAGGAATAGGGAAAAAATTAATACGTCATGTTCACCATCAATACCCGAAAACACGCATAGAACTGTTAGCTAGCGGTACGTCACGCAGTTTCTACGAAACACAAAAATACCGCCCTTTTTATGGCTTTCGCAAAACGATAGAAGAATAA
- the gntK gene encoding gluconokinase, with amino-acid sequence MPEQSYYLGVDIGTTSTKAVLFDRAGKVIAGDTVFYALDTPNPLIAEQDPEEIFRAVLTSVRKTIRKSEIDTKQLKLVSFSSAMHSLIAVDAAGGLLTQSITWADTRSSKHAKYIKERLNGHEIYLRTGTPIHAMSPLAKLLWLKDEKPEICEQSAKFIGIKEFVFHELFGTYIVDHSIASATGLFNLEQLDWDKEALGVAGITPAQLSHPVPTTHQLTGLVTEHAVFMGIPENVPFIIGASDGVLANLGVDAIEPGVLAVTIGTSGAIRTVTTEPKTDPKGRTFCYALTENHWVVGGPVNNGGIILRWLRDEFASSEVETAKRLGIDSYDVLTKIAETVNPGADGLLFHPYLTGERAPLWDANARGSFFGLSIHHKKQHMIRSVLEGIVFNLYTVLLAVEELTGEPVRIQASGGFARSDMWRQLLADVFDKPVVIPESFESSCLGAVVLGMYAIGEIDDFSIVSEMIGQTHTHEPEKEAAGIYRELLPIYIRLSRLLTEEYESIADFQRKHLE; translated from the coding sequence ATGCCTGAGCAGTCGTATTATTTAGGCGTCGATATTGGGACGACGTCTACAAAAGCAGTGTTGTTTGATCGAGCGGGGAAAGTCATCGCAGGAGATACCGTGTTTTACGCATTAGATACTCCCAATCCATTAATAGCTGAACAAGATCCAGAAGAAATTTTTCGCGCGGTGTTAACTTCGGTCCGAAAAACCATCCGTAAAAGTGAAATAGATACAAAGCAACTAAAGTTGGTGTCGTTTAGTTCAGCGATGCATAGCCTCATTGCCGTAGATGCGGCGGGAGGCTTATTGACGCAAAGCATCACATGGGCAGATACGAGAAGTTCAAAACATGCCAAATACATTAAAGAACGGCTGAACGGACACGAAATTTACTTGCGTACCGGCACTCCGATTCATGCCATGTCGCCACTCGCAAAACTACTTTGGCTAAAAGATGAAAAGCCGGAAATTTGTGAGCAGTCGGCGAAGTTTATTGGCATAAAAGAATTTGTCTTTCATGAACTATTTGGAACGTACATTGTGGATCATTCCATTGCTTCAGCAACAGGACTTTTCAATCTGGAGCAACTAGATTGGGACAAAGAAGCTTTAGGTGTGGCAGGCATTACGCCAGCACAGTTGTCTCATCCGGTTCCGACTACGCATCAACTAACCGGACTGGTGACAGAACATGCTGTCTTTATGGGCATTCCTGAAAACGTGCCATTTATTATCGGGGCGAGTGACGGCGTGTTAGCTAATCTAGGCGTAGATGCTATCGAACCGGGTGTTTTGGCAGTTACAATCGGCACAAGCGGCGCCATTCGAACAGTGACGACTGAGCCAAAGACGGATCCAAAAGGACGGACATTTTGCTATGCGTTGACAGAAAATCATTGGGTAGTCGGTGGACCTGTTAATAACGGCGGCATTATATTGCGCTGGCTGCGCGATGAATTTGCTTCGTCTGAAGTGGAAACCGCGAAACGACTTGGTATAGATTCTTACGACGTTCTCACGAAAATCGCTGAAACGGTGAATCCCGGAGCGGACGGCTTACTGTTCCATCCGTATTTAACAGGTGAACGTGCACCGCTTTGGGACGCCAACGCACGCGGCTCATTTTTCGGCTTAAGCATTCATCATAAAAAGCAGCATATGATTCGATCTGTGCTAGAAGGCATTGTTTTTAATTTGTATACGGTGCTGCTAGCAGTCGAAGAATTGACCGGCGAACCGGTACGCATTCAAGCGTCAGGTGGTTTTGCACGATCGGATATGTGGCGTCAATTGCTGGCTGATGTTTTCGACAAACCAGTCGTCATTCCAGAAAGCTTTGAAAGTTCATGCCTTGGCGCCGTGGTGCTAGGCATGTACGCAATTGGCGAAATTGACGATTTTAGCATCGTCTCTGAAATGATTGGCCAAACGCATACGCATGAGCCAGAAAAAGAAGCGGCGGGCATTTACCGAGAACTTTTGCCGATTTATATCCGCTTATCGCGTCTTTTGACAGAAGAGTACGAAAGCATTGCCGATTTTCAACGGAAACATTTAGAGTAG
- a CDS encoding DUF4181 domain-containing protein — translation MLFDGIAYQIFLFALGSGSSIYLMNLFLRKILGVEKKKAKPINDLHKKWENRLSIGSAILIFCMSMAVIKYGPTASLIIFGLTVVMGVAQVMLRAGFEKKHAENPNDYLFTILEALTNVTILMIFGFSLFPDFITFMLNIY, via the coding sequence GTGCTCTTTGATGGAATAGCGTATCAAATTTTTCTGTTTGCACTTGGTAGTGGATCAAGTATTTATTTAATGAATTTATTTCTGAGAAAAATTTTAGGGGTTGAGAAAAAGAAAGCTAAGCCAATCAACGATCTTCATAAAAAGTGGGAAAACAGATTAAGTATAGGGTCGGCAATTCTTATTTTTTGCATGTCGATGGCAGTAATTAAGTACGGACCTACAGCTAGCCTAATTATATTCGGACTAACTGTTGTAATGGGAGTTGCGCAAGTTATGCTGCGAGCAGGGTTTGAAAAGAAGCATGCTGAAAACCCAAATGATTATTTGTTCACCATTTTAGAAGCGTTAACAAACGTTACGATTTTGATGATTTTTGGCTTTAGTTTATTTCCAGACTTTATTACGTTTATGCTCAATATATATTGA
- a CDS encoding GNAT family N-acetyltransferase, whose product MEFPVLETERLILNKIEEKDAAQFFDVMSRDTVTVYYGMDSLTYQEEAVEMIRSFEAVWSAKRGIRWAIRLKETDGFIGTIGLNNLNVKAKKAEVGYELHPDFWHQYYTQEANRAVLTYAFSELGLYRMGAVTFPENISSNRLLEKLGFTLEGRLRGYLHQRNQSHDAYVFSLLKPEWQKNLM is encoded by the coding sequence ATGGAATTTCCGGTATTGGAAACAGAAAGATTGATATTAAATAAAATCGAAGAAAAAGATGCAGCACAATTTTTCGACGTCATGTCGCGTGATACAGTAACCGTATATTACGGAATGGATAGTTTGACTTACCAAGAAGAAGCGGTTGAAATGATTCGTTCGTTCGAAGCGGTGTGGAGCGCCAAACGAGGGATACGCTGGGCGATTCGCTTGAAAGAAACGGATGGATTTATTGGAACGATTGGGTTAAACAACTTGAATGTAAAAGCAAAAAAAGCGGAAGTTGGATACGAACTGCACCCAGACTTTTGGCATCAATATTACACGCAAGAAGCGAATCGCGCCGTATTAACTTACGCTTTTTCTGAACTAGGTTTATATCGCATGGGAGCAGTCACTTTCCCGGAAAATATTTCGTCGAACCGATTATTGGAAAAGCTCGGATTTACATTAGAAGGTCGCCTCCGTGGTTATTTGCATCAGCGAAATCAGTCCCACGATGCGTACGTTTTTTCTTTACTGAAACCAGAATGGCAGAAAAATCTAATGTGA
- a CDS encoding peptidase E, whose amino-acid sequence MRQIIAMGGGGFSMEPDNPLIDQYILKQANKTRPKICFIPTASGDADSYIEKFYNFFNQQDCEPSHLSLFKPHTRNLEAFVLQQDIIYVGGGNTKNLLVLWKEWGLDQLLKTAWDQGIVLAGLSAGSICWYEQGVTDSYGDKLEPLEALGFLLGSHCPHYDGEAERRPTYRQFVEQGTLQPGIAADDGAAVHYIDQDIKKVVSSRLAAKAYRVFKGGEEELVVEYLGE is encoded by the coding sequence ATGCGACAAATTATCGCGATGGGCGGCGGTGGATTCTCTATGGAGCCAGACAACCCGCTAATCGATCAATACATATTAAAACAAGCAAACAAAACTCGACCAAAAATCTGTTTTATTCCAACAGCAAGTGGAGATGCAGATAGTTATATTGAAAAATTTTATAACTTTTTCAATCAGCAAGACTGTGAACCGAGTCATTTGTCTTTATTCAAACCACATACACGAAACTTAGAGGCGTTTGTATTACAACAAGACATTATTTATGTGGGTGGCGGCAACACCAAAAATTTATTGGTGCTTTGGAAAGAATGGGGATTGGATCAACTATTGAAAACTGCGTGGGATCAAGGAATTGTTTTAGCGGGTCTTAGCGCAGGTTCGATTTGCTGGTATGAACAAGGTGTTACCGATTCTTATGGCGACAAACTCGAACCACTCGAGGCGCTCGGGTTTTTACTGGGCAGTCATTGTCCGCATTACGATGGCGAGGCAGAAAGAAGACCGACCTATCGTCAATTTGTGGAGCAAGGAACGCTCCAACCAGGCATTGCCGCAGATGACGGAGCAGCAGTCCATTATATCGACCAAGACATTAAAAAGGTAGTTAGCTCAAGACTAGCAGCTAAAGCGTACCGCGTATTTAAAGGCGGAGAAGAGGAATTGGTGGTTGAGTATTTGGGGGAGTGA
- a CDS encoding GNAT family N-acetyltransferase, protein MEIKTGENKFYIGNDSGDPDAELHYEPTDSKLINIDHTYVSESLRGQGVGEMLVEKVVDYARQEGVQITASCPFAKKELSNRSEFEDVLATK, encoded by the coding sequence ATGGAGATTAAAACTGGAGAAAACAAATTTTATATTGGGAATGACTCAGGAGACCCGGATGCAGAGCTTCACTATGAACCAACCGACTCTAAGTTAATAAACATCGATCACACGTATGTGAGTGAGAGCTTACGAGGACAAGGTGTAGGTGAAATGCTTGTGGAGAAAGTAGTAGATTACGCGAGACAAGAAGGCGTCCAAATTACGGCAAGTTGTCCATTTGCCAAAAAAGAACTTTCAAATCGTTCGGAATTTGAAGATGTTTTAGCAACTAAATAA
- a CDS encoding DUF5996 family protein translates to MKASMIKHSEWADTKFTLHLVSQILGKIKLVTAHKEPQWAHITLPLTPNGFTTGLLFAGDDLLQLDVDVRNSLISINVNGTTEDIPIETSKSIKDYFDEIFHSLHSRGVDVTINPKPQEMAYKKLLNEDETPLTFHQQDAVRGLTLFQFVLNEQLKFLAPLRCRKVKPALFWGTFDVSAIIVNGIMEEFPEDKVIEKAAFDEHMIEYGCWLGDEKTDTPSFFVLPYPFINKDLNYPSVKPAEAYYEASLSEYFLDLESVMKSDNPSETVQAFFRTTFDVLQAELEWEGCSHYFIPLKME, encoded by the coding sequence ATGAAAGCGAGTATGATAAAGCATTCAGAATGGGCAGATACGAAGTTTACGCTGCATTTAGTCTCTCAGATTTTAGGGAAGATAAAACTAGTCACGGCTCATAAAGAACCTCAATGGGCGCATATCACACTTCCGCTAACGCCAAACGGCTTTACTACGGGTTTGTTATTTGCAGGGGATGACCTTTTGCAACTGGATGTCGATGTCAGAAATAGTTTGATCTCGATAAATGTCAATGGAACAACCGAAGACATCCCGATTGAAACGTCAAAATCGATCAAAGATTATTTTGATGAAATATTTCACAGTTTGCATTCACGAGGGGTCGACGTAACGATAAACCCAAAACCACAGGAAATGGCATACAAAAAGCTATTAAATGAAGACGAGACCCCATTAACGTTCCATCAGCAAGATGCAGTGAGAGGATTAACGCTTTTTCAATTTGTCCTAAATGAGCAGCTGAAATTTTTAGCTCCATTACGATGCCGTAAAGTAAAACCGGCTCTTTTTTGGGGAACGTTCGATGTTTCAGCCATCATTGTAAACGGAATTATGGAAGAGTTTCCGGAAGATAAAGTGATTGAAAAAGCGGCATTTGACGAGCATATGATCGAGTATGGATGTTGGCTAGGCGACGAGAAAACCGATACACCTTCTTTCTTTGTATTGCCCTATCCATTTATCAACAAAGATTTAAATTATCCGAGTGTTAAGCCAGCTGAAGCCTATTACGAAGCAAGTTTGAGCGAATATTTTTTAGATCTTGAAAGCGTGATGAAATCAGACAACCCAAGTGAAACAGTTCAAGCGTTTTTCCGCACGACTTTTGATGTCTTACAGGCGGAATTAGAGTGGGAAGGCTGTTCTCATTACTTTATACCGCTGAAAATGGAGTAG
- a CDS encoding flavin reductase family protein, giving the protein MISINPKQNSERDNYKLLVGSIIPRPIAFITTQSESGIVNGAPFSYFNIVSSNPPMVSVSIQRSTGKLKDTARNIYDTGEFVVHIVDDENVAQINETAATLPPSESEVEKVNLTLIPSTEISVPGVKESKVRMECRLVQAVSLGGDGSGSDLFIGEVIQFHVDEKIYESGRIDPIGLGAVSRLAGANYAHIGEIFSIERPK; this is encoded by the coding sequence ATGATTTCGATCAACCCTAAACAAAATAGTGAGCGAGACAATTACAAATTATTAGTAGGTTCGATTATTCCGCGACCAATTGCGTTTATCACTACTCAATCTGAATCAGGAATAGTAAACGGAGCGCCATTTAGTTATTTCAACATCGTGTCTTCCAATCCGCCAATGGTATCTGTTTCCATACAACGATCGACTGGAAAGTTGAAAGACACTGCTCGAAATATTTATGATACGGGTGAGTTTGTAGTTCATATTGTAGATGATGAAAATGTGGCACAAATCAATGAAACCGCAGCAACTTTGCCACCATCAGAAAGTGAAGTGGAAAAAGTCAATTTAACACTCATTCCTAGTACAGAAATTTCAGTGCCTGGTGTAAAAGAATCGAAAGTGCGTATGGAATGTCGTTTAGTACAAGCCGTTTCGTTAGGAGGGGACGGATCTGGTAGTGATTTGTTTATCGGAGAGGTAATCCAGTTCCACGTAGATGAAAAAATATACGAAAGTGGCCGTATTGACCCTATAGGCTTAGGGGCAGTTAGCCGTTTAGCAGGTGCAAATTATGCGCATATAGGCGAAATTTTTTCAATCGAAAGGCCAAAATAA
- a CDS encoding nucleotidyltransferase domain-containing protein — translation MLTQEIAVQQITESLIKSPYVRAVFLKGSMGRNEHDEHSDIDLYCLVDSEHEELFLKERLAHLEAYRPVLFQDDIFIIAPQLIVVFDNLLHIDLFTVTVESFTTKDFFKVVHDPENLLDQFVASQNLELSKEEYTDHVIDVAWFLFQYRKARGRGNDVWAVKMLSYVLEHLARVLLYRYAPHRAQLGLKTISHSLPDIIFSEIESSSNLMTPENHAQAASRLRQLIAKEANWIDNHVAERKTMMPLLNAMINDSH, via the coding sequence ATGCTTACGCAAGAAATTGCCGTACAACAAATTACGGAGAGCTTAATAAAAAGCCCATATGTGCGCGCCGTTTTTCTAAAAGGTTCCATGGGTAGAAATGAACACGATGAACATTCGGATATTGATCTGTATTGCTTAGTGGACTCAGAACATGAAGAATTGTTTTTGAAAGAACGACTTGCTCACCTTGAAGCGTATCGACCGGTGCTGTTTCAAGACGATATCTTCATTATTGCGCCTCAATTGATTGTGGTTTTTGATAATTTGTTGCATATCGACTTGTTTACGGTAACGGTTGAATCATTTACCACAAAGGATTTTTTCAAAGTGGTGCATGATCCAGAAAATTTGCTCGATCAATTTGTTGCATCGCAAAACCTTGAGCTGAGTAAAGAAGAATATACAGACCATGTTATTGACGTTGCTTGGTTTTTATTTCAATACCGCAAAGCGAGAGGCAGAGGCAATGACGTATGGGCCGTGAAAATGTTATCTTATGTACTTGAGCATTTGGCACGGGTTTTACTGTACCGATATGCGCCTCATCGGGCTCAACTAGGATTAAAAACTATCAGTCACTCACTACCAGACATCATTTTTTCAGAAATCGAGTCTAGTTCCAACTTAATGACTCCTGAAAACCATGCACAAGCTGCATCTCGACTCCGTCAACTGATTGCTAAAGAAGCAAATTGGATCGATAACCACGTTGCAGAGCGCAAAACGATGATGCCACTACTGAATGCGATGATTAACGATTCACATTAG
- a CDS encoding GNAT family N-acetyltransferase yields the protein MKGEQVYIRFFQHGDAEQKLKLEVENRDFFEEYSVTRYSDFYTLAMQRELIEIYTEQQEDDQSYSFGIFENNTDVLVGTISLVQVMRGPLQSAILGYALDKKHNGKGYMTEAIKLVVAYAFKKLALHRIEAGVMPGHMASIRVLEKAGFHQEGIAIKNVEINGKWQDHQIMAIINPRDD from the coding sequence ATGAAAGGTGAACAAGTGTATATTCGTTTTTTTCAACATGGAGATGCTGAACAAAAACTAAAGCTAGAAGTTGAAAATCGAGATTTTTTTGAAGAGTATTCCGTAACGCGTTATTCGGATTTTTATACGCTTGCTATGCAACGGGAATTAATCGAAATCTATACCGAGCAACAAGAAGATGATCAATCGTATAGCTTTGGGATTTTTGAAAACAACACGGATGTACTGGTTGGCACAATTAGCTTGGTCCAAGTGATGAGAGGACCTTTGCAAAGTGCGATTCTTGGATATGCACTGGATAAAAAACATAACGGCAAAGGTTATATGACAGAAGCGATAAAGTTAGTTGTGGCGTACGCTTTTAAAAAGTTGGCGTTACACCGAATTGAAGCAGGTGTTATGCCTGGTCATATGGCTTCTATCCGAGTATTAGAAAAAGCTGGGTTTCATCAAGAAGGCATCGCCATTAAAAACGTTGAAATCAATGGGAAATGGCAAGATCACCAAATAATGGCTATCATCAATCCGCGAGATGATTAA
- a CDS encoding murein hydrolase activator EnvC family protein has protein sequence MNRSSKFLTVALSTVLALTMFLPSANADKLSDLEKQQQEVQQKQSELNAGIQQKASEISQNQTTLEKIIAKISELDNQIIETQDKIDVAQAEIDQTKVEIDELRKSIEELERKIAEREELLKERARAIQLSGGSVDYIDVLLGANSFVDFIDRFSAVNILIEADREIMREQAADKKLLAEQKAEVETKLAEQEAKKAELVDLKNSLAAKKNEQAQLEEDLKAEQARLAKEKSSLEAEHSETLDISADLEKKIGAEQARLAEIARKAEAARLAKEAAARKAAAAAAAKASTSKAPVQAVASSAPSTGGSTFILPAAGRFTSGYGGRDIGVGAESHLGMDIANVPGTRISAAASGIVSYAGNMGGYGNVVILTHSINGRTHATVYAHMSSINVSVGQPVSQGQQVGGMGNTGRSTGTHLHFEIHVGPWNGSRSNAVNPAPYVR, from the coding sequence TTGAATAGATCATCAAAATTTTTAACAGTCGCTTTATCAACTGTATTGGCTTTAACGATGTTTTTGCCTTCCGCAAATGCTGATAAATTAAGCGATTTAGAAAAACAACAGCAAGAGGTTCAACAAAAGCAAAGCGAATTGAACGCTGGCATCCAACAAAAAGCTAGTGAAATTTCCCAGAACCAAACCACTCTCGAAAAAATCATCGCAAAAATTAGCGAATTAGATAACCAAATCATTGAAACTCAAGATAAAATTGACGTGGCTCAAGCCGAAATCGATCAAACAAAAGTGGAAATCGATGAACTGAGAAAGTCTATTGAAGAATTGGAAAGAAAAATCGCTGAACGCGAAGAATTATTAAAAGAACGTGCACGTGCAATTCAATTAAGTGGTGGATCAGTAGATTACATAGATGTACTACTAGGTGCAAATAGCTTTGTTGATTTCATTGACCGTTTTTCAGCAGTTAACATCTTAATCGAAGCTGATCGTGAAATTATGCGTGAACAAGCAGCTGACAAAAAACTTCTTGCTGAACAAAAAGCTGAAGTTGAAACAAAACTAGCTGAACAAGAAGCGAAAAAAGCTGAACTAGTGGACTTGAAAAATTCACTAGCTGCTAAGAAAAATGAACAAGCTCAACTTGAAGAAGATTTAAAAGCTGAACAAGCGCGTTTAGCAAAAGAAAAGTCTTCATTAGAAGCTGAACATAGTGAAACATTGGACATCAGTGCGGATCTTGAGAAAAAAATTGGTGCAGAACAAGCACGCCTTGCAGAAATTGCACGTAAAGCTGAAGCGGCTCGTTTAGCGAAAGAAGCAGCGGCACGTAAAGCGGCAGCGGCAGCAGCGGCTAAAGCATCTACATCTAAAGCACCTGTACAAGCGGTAGCATCATCTGCTCCATCTACAGGCGGTTCAACATTCATTCTTCCTGCAGCTGGACGCTTTACATCAGGATATGGCGGACGTGACATTGGCGTAGGCGCAGAATCACACCTTGGTATGGATATTGCAAACGTACCTGGTACACGTATTTCTGCTGCAGCTAGCGGTATCGTTTCTTACGCTGGTAACATGGGTGGATACGGAAATGTTGTTATTTTGACACACTCTATTAATGGACGTACACATGCTACCGTTTACGCTCATATGAGTTCAATCAATGTATCAGTAGGTCAACCCGTATCACAAGGCCAACAAGTTGGCGGTATGGGTAATACTGGCCGTTCTACTGGCACACACCTTCACTTTGAAATTCACGTAGGACCATGGAACGGCTCACGTTCTAACGCAGTCAATCCTGCTCCTTACGTACGATAA
- a CDS encoding DUF4181 domain-containing protein, with protein sequence MDLDVMRVKDSILMLVGDGISESEMAFRFILFIGGSIVSIFLVDMLLRKILGVEKKKSVKDSHFNDLHKKWDEIVSTGSGIAVLILTLIIIGLDFTVNEYLFILIAIITIIPILVQVGFEKKYAKNPNEYLLTILGMAITVVIMGTLLFILSPGF encoded by the coding sequence ATGGATCTTGATGTGATGAGGGTGAAAGACAGTATCCTTATGCTAGTTGGAGATGGAATTTCAGAAAGTGAAATGGCATTCCGCTTTATTCTTTTTATTGGTGGTAGCATAGTGAGTATTTTTTTAGTGGATATGTTACTTAGAAAAATTCTAGGAGTCGAAAAAAAGAAATCTGTAAAAGATAGCCACTTCAACGATTTACACAAAAAATGGGACGAAATTGTAAGTACAGGCTCAGGGATTGCAGTGTTAATTTTAACACTTATTATTATTGGACTAGATTTTACTGTCAATGAGTATCTTTTTATACTAATTGCCATCATCACAATAATCCCGATATTGGTTCAGGTAGGGTTCGAGAAAAAGTATGCAAAAAACCCAAATGAATACTTGCTCACAATACTAGGGATGGCAATAACTGTTGTGATCATGGGAACATTGCTTTTTATTTTATCACCAGGATTTTAA